In one window of bacterium DNA:
- a CDS encoding glycoside hydrolase, which translates to MMWTRLLLICGMVLAGIPVTAQVQNVRLNREGADPEEVTIAINPTNPDNIIAGANLAYYFYSMDGGENWTQSTLPSGTWGDPCVLFDRTGRAYIANLVYGWDAIIVRRSDDGGATWSDPVKLFGPSSDSARAGSLYRSSLQDKEWLATDLSDGPFGGYIYAAWTDFTKYGSQDPRDSSVIVFARSTDRGVSFEPYVRVSDSAGNAIDSDETMEGAVPAVGPDGTVYLAWAGPRGIYFDRSTDAGETWGEDRIIADQPGGWDFGISGISRSNGLPITLADVSEAPTRGTVYVNWIDIRNGDPDVFIMYSTDGGETWSDPVRVNDDAVGNGKSQFFTWATVDPVTGELSVVYYDRRRYESDSTDVYLARSVDGGRSFTNQRISTAAFLPTPFVFFGDYNGIAAYNGRIRPIWTKLDQGQLSVHTALIDPEPSAVQDAHARVSSLELRMFPQPLTAASGTEIHVSCDLPVRGRLQLRLYDMMGRECAQLYDEISNPGAHTVHWNAAALRPGVYLLRAALGDGSEGFSATAMLTVLR; encoded by the coding sequence ATGATGTGGACCAGGCTGCTTTTGATCTGCGGCATGGTGCTCGCGGGAATTCCCGTGACTGCGCAGGTGCAGAACGTCCGGCTCAACCGTGAAGGTGCGGATCCGGAGGAAGTGACCATTGCCATCAATCCCACCAACCCGGATAATATCATCGCGGGCGCCAACCTCGCGTATTATTTCTACAGCATGGATGGTGGAGAAAACTGGACGCAGTCGACGCTGCCGTCAGGCACCTGGGGTGACCCCTGCGTGCTGTTCGACCGGACCGGCCGCGCCTACATCGCAAACCTGGTCTATGGCTGGGATGCCATCATCGTTCGCCGCAGTGACGACGGCGGCGCCACCTGGTCCGATCCCGTCAAGCTTTTCGGTCCGAGCTCCGACAGCGCGCGTGCAGGCAGCCTGTACCGATCGAGTCTGCAGGACAAGGAATGGCTGGCTACGGATCTCAGTGATGGTCCCTTCGGCGGATACATCTATGCTGCGTGGACCGACTTCACGAAATACGGCAGCCAGGATCCACGTGACAGCAGCGTTATCGTGTTCGCACGGTCGACCGATCGTGGCGTGAGTTTCGAGCCGTATGTGCGCGTGAGCGACAGCGCCGGGAATGCCATCGACAGCGATGAGACCATGGAAGGCGCCGTTCCCGCCGTCGGACCCGATGGCACGGTATACCTCGCATGGGCCGGTCCACGGGGCATTTACTTCGATCGCTCCACGGACGCGGGTGAGACCTGGGGCGAAGACCGTATCATTGCGGATCAGCCGGGAGGCTGGGATTTCGGTATCTCGGGTATCTCGCGCAGTAACGGATTGCCGATAACACTGGCGGATGTTTCCGAGGCGCCCACACGAGGGACGGTGTATGTCAACTGGATTGACATCCGCAACGGCGATCCCGACGTCTTTATCATGTACTCCACCGATGGAGGTGAAACATGGTCCGACCCCGTGCGCGTGAACGACGATGCGGTCGGGAACGGAAAGTCACAGTTTTTCACCTGGGCCACGGTGGATCCGGTTACCGGCGAGCTGTCTGTTGTCTACTATGACCGCCGCCGCTACGAAAGCGATTCCACCGATGTGTACCTGGCGCGATCTGTTGATGGTGGCCGCAGCTTCACGAATCAGCGGATCAGCACGGCAGCGTTTCTGCCGACGCCGTTCGTGTTCTTCGGTGATTACAACGGCATCGCGGCATACAATGGGCGTATTCGTCCCATATGGACCAAGCTCGATCAGGGGCAGCTCAGTGTGCATACCGCGCTGATCGATCCGGAGCCCTCCGCCGTGCAGGATGCGCATGCGCGCGTCAGCTCTCTCGAACTGCGGATGTTCCCGCAGCCGTTGACGGCGGCCAGCGGGACCGAAATACATGTTTCCTGCGATCTTCCCGTGCGCGGAAGGCTGCAGCTGCGCCTCTACGATATGATGGGCAGAGAATGCGCACAGCTTTACGATGAAATTTCCAATCCAGGAGCACATACCGTGCACTGGAATGCTGCTGCCCTGCGTCCCGGCGTATACCTGCTTCGGGCTGCGCTTGGCGACGGGAGTGAAGGGTTCAGTGCGACAGCCATGCTGACCGTGCTGCGATAA
- a CDS encoding PAS domain S-box protein, which produces MSDISKLTKAELIAEVERLREMYEQCSDAAGNGKFDEDELFELAGDAEGDELFLVSETGRFVFVNDIMLGQLGYSREELLGNSLPRIDQLNSRAQWLGRVSNLKQSDNPDVFESELVAQDGSIAYREVTARYLQYRSRKYVLCVGRELAQEEEDIVPKDVKSREETLTQMTSDGVMIVDTRGNITQTNAVADRLLGVSKNEVIGRSCTDTRWRLVDAAGSPLGIADHPVMISLVEEQQVFNRRVDMLNHDGTRRSMLVNAAPLYDAEGELVGALGCIRAFDDSAERGDQLQRQRKLQAMERDAMKLIMHGGSEADLERRFCQLLVKHGDYPLVWRSVTEEKDERLHLSTSAGVESDYLMKVKIRYDDSEHGRGPLGQAMKTGEAVAVADTLVDPTYEPWRKQAERSNLHSLFAIPLKYDGKNYGLLTVYARDRNHFVGPERDTLTITAGLLSYGIAMRKQQEEADAMAEERILEQKMLAAVRDRVPAAVAIFDESDPFRCISASGAIDQLVDEPYKSSGIEGYHMTDFMYAIYHRDLYQQLHEAVSADEAIGEEDAVFTDWQGEEMRWTWSLEKIPAAGGGQKLLYIAVRNDQEAAPSQDPAPSQDPAMDTASPAVTPAAQAAASSTAETFTDADIDNDSLMLMLEFPVIGPRAKMETRLKRFFDEGIVLNANAAAMQCLGVDPDDDVSSVSTYFGDEAYEEFLTAVLTGKESGMRLSLPCDDGSARECVAFFATEGKVRQLVMLAEA; this is translated from the coding sequence ATGAGTGATATATCGAAACTGACAAAAGCGGAACTGATTGCCGAGGTCGAACGCCTCCGTGAGATGTACGAACAGTGCAGCGACGCCGCCGGAAACGGCAAGTTCGACGAGGATGAGTTGTTCGAACTGGCGGGTGATGCCGAAGGCGACGAACTGTTCCTGGTATCGGAAACCGGTCGTTTCGTTTTCGTCAACGACATCATGCTCGGTCAGCTGGGCTACAGCCGGGAGGAACTGCTCGGCAACTCCCTGCCGCGCATCGATCAGCTCAATTCCCGCGCACAGTGGCTCGGAAGGGTCTCGAATCTCAAGCAATCGGATAATCCCGACGTGTTTGAAAGTGAACTGGTTGCGCAGGACGGCAGCATTGCCTACAGGGAAGTCACCGCCCGGTATCTGCAGTATCGTTCACGCAAATATGTGCTGTGTGTGGGACGCGAACTCGCGCAGGAAGAAGAAGACATCGTACCCAAGGATGTGAAGTCGCGGGAAGAGACACTGACGCAGATGACGTCGGATGGTGTCATGATTGTCGATACACGCGGCAATATCACGCAGACCAATGCCGTGGCCGACAGGCTGCTCGGCGTATCCAAGAACGAAGTGATCGGCAGAAGCTGCACGGATACGCGCTGGCGCCTGGTTGACGCCGCCGGTTCACCGCTCGGCATTGCCGATCATCCCGTCATGATCTCGCTGGTGGAGGAGCAGCAGGTGTTCAATCGCCGTGTCGACATGCTGAACCACGACGGGACGCGTCGTTCCATGCTCGTCAACGCCGCTCCGCTTTACGACGCGGAGGGCGAACTCGTCGGCGCGCTCGGCTGCATTCGTGCCTTTGACGACAGCGCCGAGCGGGGCGATCAGCTGCAGCGGCAGCGCAAGCTGCAGGCGATGGAGCGCGATGCGATGAAACTGATCATGCACGGCGGTTCCGAAGCCGATCTCGAACGGCGCTTCTGTCAGCTTCTCGTCAAACACGGCGACTATCCGCTGGTCTGGCGCAGCGTGACAGAGGAAAAGGACGAACGGCTGCATCTCTCAACCAGTGCCGGTGTCGAAAGCGATTACCTGATGAAAGTGAAAATCCGCTATGACGACTCGGAGCACGGACGGGGTCCCCTCGGCCAGGCCATGAAAACCGGGGAAGCGGTCGCGGTTGCCGATACGCTCGTGGATCCCACGTACGAGCCCTGGCGCAAACAGGCGGAGCGAAGCAATCTGCATTCGCTGTTTGCCATTCCCCTCAAGTACGACGGAAAGAACTACGGTCTGCTCACCGTATACGCGCGGGATCGCAACCACTTTGTCGGACCCGAACGCGATACGCTTACGATTACCGCCGGACTGCTTTCCTACGGTATCGCCATGCGCAAACAGCAGGAAGAAGCCGATGCAATGGCCGAGGAGCGCATACTCGAACAGAAAATGCTTGCCGCCGTGCGCGACAGGGTGCCCGCTGCCGTTGCCATCTTCGATGAAAGCGATCCCTTCCGCTGTATCTCGGCCAGCGGCGCCATCGACCAGCTGGTGGATGAGCCCTACAAGTCGAGCGGCATCGAGGGATATCACATGACAGACTTCATGTACGCGATCTATCATCGCGACCTGTATCAGCAGCTGCACGAAGCGGTATCCGCCGATGAGGCGATCGGTGAGGAAGATGCCGTTTTCACGGACTGGCAGGGCGAGGAAATGCGCTGGACCTGGAGCCTGGAGAAAATCCCTGCCGCGGGTGGCGGACAGAAGCTCCTGTACATCGCCGTCCGCAATGATCAGGAAGCCGCCCCGTCGCAGGATCCCGCCCCGTCGCAGGATCCCGCTATGGATACGGCTTCGCCTGCTGTCACTCCTGCTGCGCAGGCAGCGGCATCCTCGACCGCGGAGACATTCACCGATGCGGACATCGACAACGACAGTCTCATGCTCATGCTGGAATTCCCGGTGATCGGTCCGCGGGCCAAAATGGAAACGCGTCTCAAGCGCTTCTTCGACGAAGGTATCGTACTCAACGCCAATGCCGCGGCCATGCAGTGCCTGGGCGTGGACCCCGATGACGATGTCTCCAGCGTTTCCACATATTTCGGTGACGAAGCGTACGAAGAATTCCTGACCGCCGTGCTCACCGGCAAAGAGAGCGGGATGCGTCTTTCGCTGCCCTGCGATGACGGGAGTGCGCGTGAATGTGTCGCGTTTTTTGCGACGGAAGGGAAGGTCCGACAGCTGGTCATGCTGGCGGAGGCCTGA
- the alr gene encoding alanine racemase, giving the protein MDSLFDDGSIALRPTVIDVDLDALRGNVARVRQHVGATRIMGTVKANAYGHGLIRTAKELLAFGVDELGVAFLEEGIALRRAGITAPVLVLGGIIGNQISHFIEYDLQITASSVFKLRQIDETAREMGRRASVHLKVDTGMGRIGIRHENAHQLFDAVQEAQHTDLRGVYSHFASSHDPDMTFTRLQLGRFLETLEYFPAHGLPMPVRHIANSGAVLQHEDAWLDMVRPGIMLYGVYPGPEVRHSVKLEPVLSMHTRVVFFKVVRAGHSIGYDHTWTAPCDTRVVTLPVGYGDGFPRSLSNKGAVLINGKRYPIVGRISMDQCMVDIGMDSAYNGDEAVLIGKQGDARITVEELAEHCDTIPYEILTTINTRVPRRYTGGE; this is encoded by the coding sequence ATGGATAGTCTCTTCGACGACGGCTCCATTGCGCTGCGACCCACGGTGATCGACGTGGATCTTGACGCGCTGCGCGGAAATGTCGCACGCGTTCGTCAGCACGTTGGTGCAACGCGCATCATGGGAACGGTGAAGGCGAATGCGTACGGTCATGGACTCATACGCACCGCGAAGGAGTTGCTGGCGTTCGGCGTTGATGAACTCGGTGTGGCCTTCCTGGAGGAAGGCATTGCATTGCGCCGCGCGGGGATTACCGCGCCCGTGCTGGTGCTCGGGGGAATTATCGGGAACCAGATTTCACACTTTATCGAATACGATTTACAGATCACGGCCTCATCGGTGTTCAAACTTCGTCAGATCGACGAGACAGCACGTGAGATGGGCCGCCGTGCCAGCGTGCATCTGAAAGTCGATACAGGCATGGGCCGTATCGGCATCCGGCATGAGAACGCGCATCAACTGTTCGATGCCGTGCAGGAAGCGCAGCACACGGATCTCCGCGGTGTGTACTCGCATTTTGCCTCGTCGCATGATCCCGATATGACCTTTACCCGCCTGCAGCTCGGGCGTTTCCTGGAGACGCTGGAGTATTTCCCCGCACATGGACTCCCCATGCCCGTGCGGCATATCGCGAATTCCGGAGCGGTGCTGCAGCATGAGGATGCCTGGCTCGACATGGTGCGTCCGGGAATCATGCTCTACGGCGTCTACCCCGGTCCCGAGGTCCGCCACAGCGTGAAGCTCGAACCCGTGCTCTCGATGCATACGCGCGTCGTGTTTTTCAAAGTTGTACGCGCCGGTCATTCCATCGGCTATGATCATACGTGGACCGCGCCGTGCGACACGCGCGTCGTGACTCTTCCGGTGGGGTATGGCGACGGATTTCCGCGCAGCCTTTCAAACAAGGGTGCTGTGCTCATCAACGGGAAGCGCTATCCGATCGTGGGACGCATTTCCATGGACCAGTGCATGGTCGATATCGGCATGGATTCCGCCTACAATGGCGATGAGGCGGTGCTCATCGGAAAACAGGGAGACGCCCGTATCACTGTCGAAGAGCTCGCCGAACACTGCGACACCATCCCGTATGAAATCCTGACCACGATTAATACCCGCGTCCCCCGTCGCTACACAGGTGGCGAATAG
- a CDS encoding LysE family translocator gives MEYLVTLLSGIFVGILITVPLGPTSIYVAHRTLEGETRRGILVAVGAVIVDVFYCLIITMGLISLIHPYLQNPVVQSIFSVFLVGYGVKMIWFRKGSTKGDSDDDDDDVEVEEVAERQASRFKLSKKHYGGVLIGISMTLANPTLFFSWVALLSFVTAHGLLIDSTVHKLLFSLSVGLGSMMWFLVLAFFVRSRRHIISERFIQRASLITALVIIGFGVYFTVVIFQQLNGTT, from the coding sequence ATGGAATATCTTGTTACACTGCTCTCCGGGATCTTCGTCGGGATACTTATAACCGTCCCTCTCGGTCCCACCTCCATTTACGTGGCACATCGCACACTCGAAGGTGAAACCCGGCGTGGAATCCTGGTTGCCGTGGGCGCGGTTATCGTTGACGTTTTCTACTGTCTCATCATTACGATGGGACTCATTTCCCTGATACATCCGTATCTGCAGAATCCCGTCGTTCAGAGCATATTCTCGGTGTTTCTCGTCGGCTACGGCGTGAAGATGATCTGGTTCCGCAAGGGATCGACCAAAGGCGACAGCGATGATGACGATGATGACGTCGAGGTGGAGGAAGTCGCCGAACGGCAGGCGTCGCGTTTCAAGCTTTCGAAGAAGCACTATGGCGGCGTGCTGATCGGCATTTCGATGACGCTGGCCAATCCCACGCTGTTCTTTTCCTGGGTGGCCCTCCTGAGCTTCGTGACAGCCCACGGCCTGCTGATTGACAGCACGGTGCACAAGCTGCTGTTTTCGCTGTCGGTCGGACTGGGCAGCATGATGTGGTTCCTCGTTCTGGCCTTCTTCGTACGCAGCAGGAGGCATATCATTTCGGAACGCTTCATCCAGCGGGCATCCCTTATTACTGCCCTTGTTATCATAGGCTTTGGAGTGTATTTTACCGTTGTGATTTTTCAGCAACTCAACGGGACTACCTGA
- a CDS encoding response regulator, whose product MNAIRRSNTIVVIEDIGSITKLLSIILRKAGFEVETFETGEAACEWLKENQPTLVLCDIMLPGMHGEEVLSFIRTLPHGADLNVLAVTALANPGDRERLLKHGFTDHIPKPINPGTFITQIQHYIEV is encoded by the coding sequence ATGAACGCGATCAGACGTTCCAATACTATCGTCGTAATTGAGGATATTGGTTCCATTACCAAACTTCTCTCCATTATTCTTCGCAAGGCGGGGTTCGAAGTCGAGACCTTTGAGACCGGGGAAGCTGCCTGCGAGTGGTTGAAGGAAAATCAACCGACACTTGTGCTTTGTGATATCATGCTCCCCGGCATGCATGGTGAAGAGGTGTTGTCCTTTATCAGGACACTCCCGCATGGCGCGGATCTCAATGTGCTCGCCGTCACTGCGCTGGCCAACCCCGGCGACCGTGAGCGGCTGCTCAAGCACGGATTCACCGATCATATTCCGAAGCCGATCAATCCGGGTACATTCATTACCCAGATTCAGCATTATATCGAGGTTTGA
- a CDS encoding PAS domain S-box protein — translation METVSVLLLEDHEGEARLNQRLLERSHTTEFHFSGARTLDEAVTILQEQSFDVLLLDLNLPDSRGIETFDRIHAIAPSLPVVIISAVADDALAVRCIRHGAQDYLVKGNITSEIMTRVVRYAMARSRQVAVRSPLSSDRPIPPGASFLVDGDGLIHNSEQLDMLLESVSTQSRSLFNVVTEEQRSMVESMHARVLNQGLAETMLVTLRQGEDTHAGSMLLMLAPFEGELPGMLVGGFLPTHPSLQMDEHPDEKYRALVEHSQDGVFIVMEGNIVFANQMLADISGYAHDEMLHTPIERFVAPEDRNNVLEHYRGRLAGEEMPEAYEFTLLQKSGARRKVQINVGRIPLGDRMAVMGTLKDISEKRRNAYFMQVQHQLAVDLAYAADMEVMFEHIVRALLRIESIDAAGLYLREGKAGVYTLVHSRGVQDPITKLQENEEFTSVHAQIVRESVTRYFDDTSLSTLPAAGVLRDQGVRCMGILPITHGGKVVAAVDIVSLTYEDFVTDVRRTAQSIASYVGGVLSRLSTEEALRDSELLYRAVVEKSHDAIFIHQDDRLMFANERTCELTGYRREELAEMNAWSLIHPEDRKRIQEISAARREDISGPIVYEGRVLTRNGTIRAGEFAATIIRYEGKPAALVTVRDVTSRKSHEEEVRRSDTLLRSAGFAAARFLQSAAWEDSILEVLGHFGDAANVCRVLLMQNREDENGVTRRYQRNVWVRREMQDSVLDRIPDGQSWEEMPYARWAEELAQGRSIASVVDDLPQEEQMTLARQNVRSTAMVPVFSGGTWWGFLRFDECRLRRSWLRSEIDAMLVCAQTLGAAVHRQQAEEELIAEKERAERADEIKQAFIANMSHEVRTPLNIILGYLALVMELSNDESDEDTRDFLRAIEDASQRLIRTVDSIMNISRFQASDISLQKQSIRLDKLVGSCLDRFENAVREKGLQLEFHNHCSDSEILADQHYLAESIDHLIDNAVKFTPIGSVQLLLEDGETGGPRLVVRDTGIGISEDFLERMYDPYVQEDIGFDRSYEGVGLGLTLVKLYLEAHGAQITVESEKGKGSTFTVDFPSARKPEESETRSTYSA, via the coding sequence ATGGAGACCGTTTCTGTACTGCTGCTCGAAGATCATGAGGGGGAAGCTCGGCTGAATCAGCGGCTGCTCGAGCGCTCACACACTACCGAATTCCATTTTTCCGGAGCGCGGACGCTCGACGAAGCTGTCACGATTCTCCAGGAGCAGAGCTTTGATGTGCTGCTGCTCGATCTGAATCTTCCCGACAGTCGCGGCATCGAGACCTTTGACCGCATCCACGCGATCGCGCCTTCACTTCCCGTGGTGATTATTTCCGCCGTTGCCGACGATGCACTGGCCGTGCGCTGCATCCGGCACGGGGCGCAGGATTACCTCGTCAAGGGGAATATCACGAGTGAAATCATGACGCGTGTCGTCCGCTACGCGATGGCACGCAGCAGGCAGGTGGCCGTGCGGAGTCCGCTCAGCTCAGACCGCCCCATTCCCCCAGGCGCCTCTTTCCTCGTCGACGGTGATGGACTCATACATAATTCCGAACAGCTCGACATGCTGCTCGAATCCGTTTCCACGCAGAGCCGTTCCCTGTTCAACGTGGTGACCGAGGAGCAGCGCAGCATGGTCGAATCGATGCACGCAAGAGTGCTCAATCAGGGACTCGCAGAGACCATGCTGGTAACGCTGCGCCAGGGCGAAGATACCCACGCGGGGAGCATGCTGCTCATGCTGGCACCCTTCGAAGGGGAGCTGCCAGGCATGCTCGTGGGGGGATTTCTGCCGACGCATCCATCACTGCAAATGGACGAACATCCGGATGAGAAATATCGCGCCCTGGTCGAGCACAGCCAGGATGGGGTATTCATCGTGATGGAAGGGAACATTGTGTTCGCCAACCAGATGCTGGCCGACATCAGCGGCTATGCGCACGATGAAATGCTGCACACGCCGATCGAGCGCTTCGTCGCCCCGGAAGACCGGAACAATGTGCTCGAGCACTACCGCGGACGCCTGGCGGGTGAGGAAATGCCTGAAGCATATGAATTCACGCTGCTGCAGAAATCCGGCGCACGGCGCAAGGTGCAGATCAACGTGGGCCGCATCCCGCTGGGTGACAGGATGGCAGTTATGGGGACGCTGAAAGATATCTCCGAAAAACGACGCAATGCGTATTTCATGCAGGTGCAGCATCAGCTGGCAGTCGACCTCGCCTATGCCGCCGACATGGAAGTGATGTTCGAGCACATCGTCCGGGCACTTCTGCGCATTGAAAGCATCGATGCAGCCGGACTGTATCTGCGTGAAGGGAAAGCCGGTGTGTATACACTCGTACACAGTCGCGGTGTTCAGGATCCCATCACCAAACTGCAGGAGAATGAGGAATTCACTTCCGTGCATGCGCAGATCGTTCGCGAGAGCGTCACGCGCTATTTCGACGACACCTCGCTGTCGACATTGCCAGCCGCAGGCGTTCTGCGGGATCAGGGTGTGCGCTGTATGGGTATCCTGCCGATCACGCACGGGGGCAAGGTGGTGGCAGCTGTCGACATCGTGTCACTGACATATGAGGATTTTGTGACCGACGTGCGGCGTACGGCGCAATCGATCGCATCGTATGTGGGCGGGGTGCTGAGCAGGCTGTCAACGGAAGAAGCGCTTCGCGACAGCGAACTGCTGTATCGTGCCGTGGTCGAAAAAAGTCACGACGCCATTTTTATTCATCAGGACGACAGGCTGATGTTCGCCAACGAGCGCACCTGCGAACTGACGGGATACCGCCGTGAAGAACTGGCGGAGATGAATGCCTGGTCGCTGATTCATCCCGAGGACAGAAAACGCATCCAGGAAATCTCGGCGGCGCGGCGCGAAGATATTTCGGGTCCCATCGTTTATGAGGGACGCGTGCTGACGCGAAACGGAACCATACGTGCGGGGGAATTCGCGGCGACCATCATTCGCTACGAGGGTAAGCCCGCGGCTCTGGTTACGGTGCGTGATGTGACATCCCGCAAATCGCATGAGGAGGAAGTGCGCCGCAGCGACACCCTGCTGCGCTCCGCCGGTTTCGCCGCCGCACGTTTCCTGCAGTCCGCCGCCTGGGAAGATTCCATTCTCGAAGTACTCGGCCATTTTGGCGATGCCGCGAATGTCTGCCGTGTGCTGCTGATGCAGAACCGGGAGGATGAAAACGGTGTGACCCGCCGGTATCAGCGAAACGTGTGGGTGCGCCGGGAAATGCAGGACAGCGTACTCGACCGTATCCCCGACGGACAGTCGTGGGAGGAGATGCCGTACGCACGCTGGGCGGAGGAGCTTGCACAGGGACGCAGCATCGCGTCGGTAGTCGACGATCTGCCGCAGGAAGAACAGATGACGCTCGCCCGTCAGAACGTCCGCAGTACGGCCATGGTCCCGGTCTTCTCCGGAGGTACCTGGTGGGGCTTTTTGCGCTTCGATGAATGCCGCCTGCGCAGAAGCTGGCTGCGTTCTGAAATCGATGCCATGCTCGTCTGTGCGCAGACGCTCGGAGCGGCCGTCCATCGGCAGCAGGCCGAAGAGGAATTGATTGCCGAGAAAGAGCGCGCCGAGCGCGCCGATGAGATCAAGCAGGCCTTTATCGCCAACATGTCGCATGAAGTGCGCACGCCACTCAATATCATTCTCGGATACCTCGCGCTGGTGATGGAGCTGAGTAATGACGAGTCTGATGAGGATACCAGGGATTTCCTGCGCGCCATCGAGGATGCGAGTCAGCGGCTCATTCGTACCGTCGATTCGATCATGAACATCTCGCGCTTCCAGGCGAGCGATATATCCCTGCAGAAACAATCCATCCGTCTCGACAAGCTCGTGGGCAGCTGCCTCGACCGATTCGAGAATGCCGTACGGGAAAAGGGATTGCAGCTTGAGTTTCATAATCACTGCTCTGACAGTGAGATCCTCGCCGATCAGCACTACCTGGCGGAGTCTATCGATCATCTCATAGACAACGCGGTGAAATTCACCCCCATCGGCAGCGTACAGCTGCTGCTGGAGGATGGTGAAACCGGCGGTCCGCGGCTCGTGGTGCGTGATACCGGCATCGGTATCAGCGAAGACTTCCTCGAACGCATGTACGATCCGTATGTGCAGGAAGATATCGGATTTGACCGAAGCTACGAGGGGGTTGGACTTGGATTGACGCTCGTGAAACTGTATCTCGAAGCGCACGGCGCCCAGATAACCGTTGAAAGTGAGAAGGGAAAAGGCAGTACCTTCACCGTTGACTTCCCTTCCGCCCGGAAACCGGAGGAATCCGAGACACGTTCGACTTATTCAGCCTGA
- a CDS encoding response regulator, translating into MSEKTTSILVVEDDEQSQKYMRILLSREYDVHIAATGQRAWEILEEHSINLILMDLSLRDGEDGLQITRKIRQDMRFKDISIIALTAHAFPEDRKRSLEAGCNDYVSKPFQWVHLKSVMEKFL; encoded by the coding sequence ATGTCCGAGAAGACTACGAGCATTCTGGTTGTCGAAGACGACGAGCAGAGTCAGAAATACATGCGCATATTGCTGTCACGGGAGTACGACGTGCATATTGCCGCGACCGGACAACGAGCCTGGGAAATTCTGGAAGAACATTCCATCAACCTCATTTTGATGGACCTGTCACTTCGCGATGGGGAGGATGGTCTGCAGATTACCCGTAAGATTCGCCAGGATATGCGTTTCAAGGACATATCCATCATCGCGTTGACCGCCCACGCGTTTCCGGAGGACAGAAAGCGCAGCCTCGAAGCTGGCTGCAACGATTATGTTTCCAAACCGTTTCAGTGGGTGCATCTCAAAAGCGTGATGGAGAAATTTCTCTGA